A DNA window from Novosphingobium sp. RL4 contains the following coding sequences:
- the bktB gene encoding beta-ketothiolase BktB: MEDIYIVSGVRTAVGDFGGSLKSFMPSDLGGKVVTEALARAGVSPEDVGHIVIGQVMPTSARDEMLSRVIGLNAGVPFEVPSMTLNRLCGSGVQAIVSAAQMMKLGEAGITVAGGAESMSNVPYHDHGVRWGKKMGDNAQEDALTLGLSDAIGGYHMGITAENVAERHCISREDMDTVAATSHQRAAKAIAEGRFKEQILPVEVKTRKGVTVFDTDEHVRADTTVETLGAMRPAFKKDGTVTAGNASGINDGAAAVVLATASEVEKRGLKPFAKILAWGHAGVEPAYMGEGPIKAVPVALERAGLSLGQIDVIESNEAFAAQAAAVSKVLGFDPEKVNPNGSGVSIGHPVGATGTMLAIKCMYELKRTGGKYGLVTMCIGGGQGIALVLENVA; the protein is encoded by the coding sequence ATGGAAGACATCTACATCGTCAGCGGCGTACGCACGGCAGTCGGCGATTTCGGCGGCTCGCTGAAGTCGTTCATGCCGTCCGATCTCGGCGGCAAGGTCGTGACCGAGGCGCTGGCCCGTGCAGGCGTTTCGCCTGAGGACGTTGGCCATATCGTCATCGGCCAGGTCATGCCGACCAGCGCCAGGGACGAGATGCTCAGCCGCGTGATCGGCCTTAACGCGGGCGTGCCGTTCGAAGTGCCTTCGATGACGCTCAACCGCCTCTGCGGATCGGGCGTGCAGGCGATCGTTTCGGCCGCGCAGATGATGAAGCTGGGCGAGGCGGGGATCACCGTCGCGGGCGGCGCGGAATCGATGTCGAACGTGCCCTATCACGACCACGGCGTGCGCTGGGGCAAGAAGATGGGCGACAACGCGCAGGAAGACGCGCTGACCCTGGGCCTGTCGGACGCCATCGGCGGCTACCACATGGGCATCACCGCCGAGAACGTGGCCGAACGCCACTGCATCTCGCGTGAGGACATGGACACGGTTGCCGCGACCAGCCACCAGCGCGCCGCCAAGGCCATCGCGGAAGGCCGCTTCAAGGAGCAGATCCTCCCCGTCGAAGTGAAGACCCGCAAGGGCGTGACCGTATTCGATACCGACGAGCATGTCCGCGCGGACACCACCGTCGAAACGCTCGGCGCGATGCGTCCAGCGTTCAAGAAGGACGGCACGGTTACCGCAGGCAATGCCTCGGGCATCAACGACGGTGCTGCCGCCGTGGTGCTGGCGACGGCCTCGGAAGTGGAAAAGCGCGGCCTCAAGCCGTTTGCGAAGATCCTCGCCTGGGGCCATGCCGGGGTCGAGCCCGCCTACATGGGCGAAGGCCCGATCAAGGCGGTGCCGGTGGCACTGGAGCGGGCCGGGCTTTCGCTGGGTCAGATTGACGTGATCGAGAGCAACGAGGCTTTCGCCGCGCAGGCCGCCGCCGTGTCCAAGGTGCTCGGCTTCGATCCGGAGAAGGTGAACCCCAACGGCTCGGGCGTATCCATCGGCCACCCGGTTGGCGCGACCGGCACGATGCTCGCCATCAAGTGCATGTACGAATTGAAGCGCACGGGTGGGAAGTACGGCCTTGTCACCATGTGCATCGGCGGCGGGCAGGGCATCGCCCTCGTGCTGGAGAACGTGGCGTGA
- a CDS encoding acyl-CoA carboxylase subunit beta — protein MSANIAEMEKRRAAAKLGGGEKRIAAQHAKGKLTARERLDILLDEDSFEEFDLYVEHDCTDFGMESQKIPGDGVVTGSGTINGRLVFVFSQDFTVFGGSLSHRHAQKICKLMDNAMKVGAPVIGLNDSGGARIQEGVASLGGYAEVFQRNVLASGVVPQLSLIMGPCAGGAVYSPAMTDFIFMVKDSSYMFVTGPDVVKTVTNEVVTQEELGGAITHSSKTSVSDLALENDIEALLAARDFFDFLPLSNREEVPERPCADPWDRAEESLDTVIPPSANQPYDMHEVIRKTLDEGDFFEVQPLHAGNIIVGFGRIEGKTVGVVANQPMVLAGVLDINSSKKAARFVRFCDAFNIPIITFVDVPGFLPGTDQEHNGIIKHGAKLLFAYAEATVPKITVITRKAYGGAYDVMASKHLRGDLNYAWPTAEIAVMGAKGAVEIIFRGLSPEGIAEKTREYEDRFANPFVAASRGYIDEVIYPHSTRKRIALGLRKLRTKSLENPWKKHDNIPL, from the coding sequence ATGTCAGCCAATATCGCCGAGATGGAAAAGCGCCGCGCCGCCGCAAAGCTGGGCGGGGGCGAAAAGCGCATTGCCGCGCAGCATGCCAAGGGCAAGCTCACCGCGCGCGAACGCCTTGATATCCTGCTGGATGAGGACAGCTTCGAGGAGTTCGACCTCTACGTCGAACATGACTGCACCGATTTCGGCATGGAGAGCCAGAAGATCCCCGGAGACGGCGTGGTCACAGGCTCGGGCACCATCAACGGCCGCCTCGTCTTCGTGTTCAGCCAGGACTTCACCGTGTTCGGCGGTTCGCTCTCGCACCGTCACGCGCAGAAGATCTGCAAGCTGATGGACAACGCGATGAAGGTCGGCGCGCCGGTGATCGGCCTCAACGATTCCGGCGGCGCGCGCATCCAGGAAGGCGTGGCCTCGCTCGGCGGCTATGCCGAAGTGTTCCAGCGCAACGTGCTCGCCTCGGGCGTGGTGCCGCAGCTTTCGCTGATCATGGGCCCCTGCGCCGGCGGCGCGGTCTATTCGCCCGCCATGACCGACTTCATCTTCATGGTGAAGGACTCGTCCTACATGTTCGTCACCGGGCCGGACGTGGTGAAGACCGTGACCAACGAAGTCGTCACGCAAGAGGAACTGGGCGGCGCGATCACGCACTCCAGCAAGACCTCGGTGTCCGACCTGGCGCTGGAGAACGACATCGAGGCGCTGCTGGCGGCGCGCGATTTCTTCGACTTCCTGCCGCTGAGCAACCGCGAGGAAGTGCCCGAGCGTCCCTGCGCCGATCCGTGGGACCGTGCCGAGGAAAGCCTCGACACCGTGATCCCGCCTTCGGCCAACCAGCCTTACGACATGCATGAGGTGATCCGGAAGACGCTCGACGAGGGCGACTTCTTCGAGGTCCAGCCGCTGCATGCCGGCAACATCATCGTCGGTTTCGGCCGTATCGAGGGCAAGACCGTGGGCGTCGTCGCCAACCAGCCGATGGTGCTGGCGGGCGTGCTGGACATCAACTCGTCCAAGAAGGCTGCGCGTTTCGTGCGCTTCTGCGATGCCTTCAACATCCCGATCATCACTTTCGTGGACGTTCCGGGCTTCCTGCCGGGCACCGATCAGGAGCACAACGGCATCATCAAGCACGGCGCCAAGCTGCTGTTCGCCTATGCCGAAGCGACCGTGCCGAAGATCACCGTGATCACTCGCAAGGCCTATGGCGGCGCTTACGACGTCATGGCGTCCAAGCACCTGCGCGGCGATCTCAACTATGCCTGGCCGACCGCCGAAATCGCGGTGATGGGCGCCAAGGGCGCGGTGGAGATCATCTTCCGCGGCCTTTCGCCCGAAGGCATTGCCGAGAAGACCAGGGAATACGAAGACCGCTTCGCCAACCCCTTCGTGGCGGCGAGCCGGGGTTACATCGATGAGGTGATCTACCCGCACTCGACCCGCAAGCGCATTGCGCTGGGTCTGCGCAAGCTGCGGACCAAGAGCCTCGAAAACCCCTGGAAGAAGCACGACAACATTCCGCTTTGA
- a CDS encoding IS110 family transposase, whose protein sequence is MSIYAGLDVSDKTTHVCIVDNDGAVLKRDVVASDPDALAKWLNKHCPDLARVVLETGPLSTFLYHGLAEREVAVACICARHAKGVLSARVNKSDVHDAEGLAQLARTGWFKRVHMKASATHIDRAALRIRAQLITTRVAMANQLRGLLKLFGLRMGKVTTSGKRSERLAALFRQRPDLADLFAPLIAGIEVMEEQLRASNRLLEGRAAADPVCVRLMSVPGVGPITALTYTASVEDPHRFARSEDVGAYAGLAPRRSQSGDRDVLGHISKAGDPMLRRSLYEAANIMLSRVKRPFALQQWGQNLAEIKGNKRAKIAVARKLAVLLHSLWLNETEFRWA, encoded by the coding sequence ATGTCGATCTATGCCGGATTGGATGTGAGCGACAAGACCACGCACGTTTGTATCGTCGATAACGATGGCGCGGTGTTGAAGCGCGATGTGGTGGCCAGCGATCCCGATGCGTTGGCCAAATGGCTCAATAAGCACTGCCCTGATCTAGCGCGGGTGGTGCTGGAGACGGGCCCCTTGTCGACCTTTTTGTACCACGGTCTGGCAGAACGCGAAGTGGCCGTCGCATGTATTTGTGCCCGCCATGCCAAGGGCGTGCTGTCCGCTCGGGTCAACAAAAGTGATGTCCATGATGCAGAGGGATTGGCGCAACTCGCCCGCACTGGCTGGTTCAAGCGCGTTCATATGAAAGCATCAGCCACCCACATCGACCGGGCTGCGCTGCGGATCCGTGCGCAGCTGATTACCACGCGCGTGGCCATGGCCAACCAGTTGCGCGGGTTACTGAAGTTGTTTGGCTTGCGAATGGGCAAGGTCACCACCTCCGGCAAACGCAGCGAACGTCTGGCAGCTCTTTTCCGGCAGCGCCCTGATCTCGCAGACCTTTTCGCGCCGCTTATCGCCGGTATCGAGGTCATGGAGGAACAGTTGCGCGCTTCTAATCGTCTGCTGGAAGGGCGGGCCGCGGCGGATCCGGTGTGCGTTCGGCTGATGAGCGTCCCTGGCGTTGGTCCAATCACGGCCCTGACATACACAGCCAGCGTCGAAGATCCGCATCGCTTTGCCCGAAGCGAAGATGTCGGCGCTTATGCAGGCCTTGCTCCACGTCGAAGCCAATCGGGTGACCGCGATGTGCTAGGGCATATCTCCAAAGCTGGCGATCCGATGCTGAGGCGATCTCTCTATGAGGCGGCCAATATAATGCTGTCTAGGGTGAAAAGGCCTTTTGCGCTCCAGCAATGGGGGCAAAATCTTGCGGAAATCAAAGGTAATAAGCGCGCCAAGATTGCGGTTGCCCGCAAGCTGGCTGTGCTGCTTCACTCGCTTTGGCTGAACGAGACGGAGTTTCGCTGGGCATGA
- the gor gene encoding glutathione-disulfide reductase, protein MPEFDYDLFTIGAGSGGVRASRIAAAHGARVAVAEEYRVGGTCVIRGCVPKKMLVYGAHFAEDLEDARQFGWDIPQATFDWVKLRDNVLGDVDRLNGIYTQTLENNKVEIFHERAAITGPHEITLASGEKKTARVILIATGARPMVPSCPGHEHGITSNEAFHLDALPKRILIAGAGYIANEFAGIFHQFGSKVTLINRSDQLLRGYDESMRDRLLQISITKGIDFRFNADFRGIEKNADGSLTVSMTNHEPIEVDCVLFATGRVPNIEGLGLENVGVELDDKNAIRVNDYSQTNVDYIYAVGDVTNRVQLTPVAIREGQAFADTVFGDKPTTVDYGCIPSAVFSHPPIGAVGLTEAQARQQLGSVEIYTSDFRPMKNVVAHRNERSLYKMVCEGTTGKVVGLHMIGPDAPEIIQAAAIAVKAGLTKADFDATVAVHPTMSEELVLMK, encoded by the coding sequence ATGCCAGAATTCGACTATGACCTCTTTACCATCGGCGCAGGATCGGGCGGCGTGCGCGCCAGCCGGATCGCGGCGGCGCACGGCGCGCGCGTGGCGGTGGCCGAAGAGTACAGGGTCGGCGGCACTTGCGTGATCCGCGGCTGCGTTCCCAAGAAGATGCTGGTCTACGGCGCGCACTTCGCCGAGGACCTCGAGGACGCCAGGCAGTTCGGCTGGGACATTCCGCAAGCGACGTTCGACTGGGTGAAGCTGCGCGACAACGTGCTGGGCGACGTCGACCGGCTGAACGGAATCTACACGCAGACGCTCGAGAACAACAAGGTCGAGATATTCCACGAGCGCGCCGCGATCACCGGCCCGCACGAAATCACGCTGGCCAGCGGCGAGAAGAAGACCGCCAGGGTCATCCTCATCGCCACGGGCGCCCGCCCGATGGTGCCGTCCTGCCCCGGCCACGAACACGGCATCACCTCCAACGAGGCGTTCCACCTCGATGCCTTGCCCAAGCGCATCCTGATCGCCGGCGCAGGCTACATCGCCAACGAGTTCGCGGGCATCTTCCACCAGTTCGGATCGAAGGTGACGCTCATCAACCGCTCGGACCAGCTTCTGCGCGGCTATGACGAATCCATGCGCGATCGTCTCCTCCAGATCTCGATCACCAAGGGCATCGACTTCCGCTTCAATGCCGACTTCCGCGGCATCGAGAAGAACGCCGATGGTTCGCTCACCGTCTCGATGACCAATCACGAACCGATCGAGGTGGACTGCGTCCTCTTCGCCACCGGCCGCGTACCCAATATCGAGGGGCTCGGGCTGGAGAACGTCGGCGTGGAGCTTGACGACAAGAACGCGATCCGGGTGAATGACTATTCGCAGACCAATGTCGACTACATCTATGCCGTGGGCGACGTGACCAACCGGGTGCAGCTCACCCCCGTCGCCATCCGCGAAGGGCAGGCCTTTGCCGATACCGTGTTCGGCGACAAGCCGACGACGGTGGACTATGGCTGCATCCCCTCCGCCGTGTTCAGCCACCCGCCGATCGGCGCGGTGGGCCTGACGGAAGCGCAGGCCCGCCAGCAGCTGGGTTCGGTGGAAATCTACACCAGCGACTTCCGCCCGATGAAGAACGTCGTGGCGCATCGCAATGAACGCTCGCTCTACAAGATGGTCTGCGAAGGCACGACGGGCAAGGTCGTCGGCCTGCACATGATCGGGCCGGATGCGCCCGAGATCATCCAGGCCGCTGCCATCGCGGTGAAGGCCGGGCTCACCAAGGCGGACTTCGACGCCACCGTCGCGGTTCACCCGACGATGTCGGAAGAACTCGTGCTCATGAAGTAA
- a CDS encoding RBBP9/YdeN family alpha/beta hydrolase — MAKTNQHAAPAQEPLVLLIPGLDGSGPGHWQRRWAEEMDNAQMVDLGLWEKPHRNTWINRLNLSVQRAGRPVVLVAHSLGCLLTAWWAKFEQPGWSSPVVGALLVAPPEVDFFPRDDRLNGFAPTPSDELPFPSILVASRNDPWIGFPTARLLARQWGSQFVDAGETGHINADSKIGSWEDGKQLLRQLTGSAAASARHYPSAHADGSDGLELGH; from the coding sequence ATGGCAAAGACGAACCAGCACGCAGCACCCGCGCAAGAGCCCCTGGTGCTGCTCATCCCCGGTCTTGACGGCAGCGGCCCCGGTCACTGGCAGCGCCGCTGGGCCGAAGAGATGGACAATGCCCAGATGGTCGACCTCGGCCTTTGGGAAAAGCCGCATCGCAACACCTGGATCAACCGCCTGAACCTATCGGTCCAGCGCGCCGGCCGGCCGGTGGTGCTGGTGGCGCACAGCCTCGGCTGCCTGTTGACGGCGTGGTGGGCGAAATTCGAACAGCCCGGCTGGTCTTCGCCCGTCGTGGGCGCGCTGCTGGTGGCCCCGCCGGAAGTGGACTTCTTCCCGCGCGACGACCGCCTGAACGGCTTCGCGCCAACGCCGAGCGACGAACTGCCCTTCCCCTCGATCCTCGTGGCCAGCCGCAACGATCCGTGGATCGGCTTCCCGACGGCACGGCTGCTGGCCCGCCAATGGGGCAGCCAGTTCGTGGACGCGGGCGAGACCGGCCACATCAATGCGGATTCGAAGATCGGAAGCTGGGAAGACGGCAAGCAGCTGCTTCGCCAGTTGACCGGCAGCGCCGCTGCCTCTGCCCGGCACTACCCATCGGCCCATGCCGACGGGTCGGACGGCCTTGAACTGGGCCACTGA
- the pgi gene encoding glucose-6-phosphate isomerase has translation MSEAVWNKLEALPKPTLSELFDADSGRLDLLATRLELGDETSPGAIRFDWSKTHLDAAHVAAFEELAAAMDFDGRRAALFAGEIVNQTEGRAAEHTAQRGVGSEEGVATAFENHARMAAIVEAIHRGAMGEVKHLIHVGIGGSALGPALAIDALARDGAMVDVHVVSNIDGCALEAAFAKCDPATTMLAVASKTFTTIETMTNADSVLGWMREHGVEDPYGRVVALTAAPDKAMEWGVDETRILPFSESVGGRYSLWSSIGFPVAMALGWPDFAEMLDGAAAMDIHFRDADGLDNLPLRAAFADQYYTRLRGCQTRAVFAYDERLALLPDYLQQLEMESNGKSVKVDGSPVVAPTAPITWGGVGTDAQHAVFQLLHQGTNLVPVDFIAAIAPGDDLNPAHHRILLSNCFAQGAALMAGKGSEDPARAYPGDRPSATILLDEVSPATFGALVAFHEHRTFANAVLMGINPFDQFGVELGKEIAKQIEKGGTTFDPSTEALLQLSGIA, from the coding sequence ATGAGCGAAGCGGTGTGGAACAAGCTGGAAGCATTGCCCAAACCGACGCTTTCCGAGCTTTTCGATGCCGATTCCGGCCGTCTGGACCTGCTCGCGACCCGTCTCGAACTCGGTGACGAGACCAGCCCCGGCGCAATCCGGTTCGACTGGTCGAAGACTCACCTCGATGCCGCCCATGTCGCCGCCTTCGAGGAACTGGCCGCCGCGATGGACTTCGACGGTCGCCGCGCGGCGCTGTTCGCGGGCGAGATCGTCAACCAGACGGAAGGCCGCGCGGCCGAGCATACCGCCCAGCGCGGTGTCGGCAGCGAGGAAGGCGTCGCGACCGCGTTCGAGAACCATGCCCGCATGGCCGCCATCGTCGAGGCCATCCACCGCGGCGCCATGGGCGAGGTGAAGCACCTGATCCACGTCGGCATCGGCGGATCGGCGCTCGGCCCGGCGCTGGCGATCGACGCGCTGGCCCGCGACGGTGCCATGGTGGACGTTCATGTCGTCTCCAATATCGACGGATGCGCGCTCGAAGCCGCGTTTGCAAAGTGCGATCCGGCCACGACGATGCTGGCGGTCGCTTCCAAGACCTTCACCACCATCGAGACGATGACCAATGCGGACAGCGTGCTGGGCTGGATGCGCGAGCACGGCGTCGAAGACCCGTACGGCCGCGTCGTCGCGCTGACCGCCGCGCCGGACAAGGCGATGGAGTGGGGGGTGGACGAAACCCGCATCCTGCCGTTCTCGGAAAGCGTGGGCGGCCGCTACTCGCTGTGGTCGTCGATCGGTTTCCCGGTCGCCATGGCGCTGGGCTGGCCGGATTTCGCCGAAATGCTGGACGGCGCGGCCGCGATGGACATCCATTTCCGCGACGCCGACGGCCTCGACAACCTGCCGCTGCGCGCCGCCTTCGCCGACCAGTATTATACGCGCCTGCGCGGCTGCCAGACCCGCGCGGTCTTCGCCTATGACGAGCGTCTCGCCCTGCTGCCCGACTATCTCCAGCAGCTGGAGATGGAATCGAACGGCAAGAGCGTGAAGGTGGACGGTTCGCCGGTGGTCGCGCCGACCGCGCCGATCACCTGGGGCGGAGTCGGCACCGATGCCCAGCATGCGGTGTTTCAGCTCCTCCACCAGGGCACCAACCTCGTCCCGGTGGACTTCATCGCCGCCATCGCGCCGGGCGACGATCTCAACCCCGCGCATCACCGCATCCTCCTGTCGAACTGTTTCGCTCAGGGCGCGGCGCTGATGGCGGGCAAGGGCAGCGAAGATCCCGCGCGCGCCTATCCGGGGGACCGTCCCTCGGCGACGATCCTGCTCGACGAAGTCTCGCCCGCCACGTTCGGCGCGCTCGTGGCGTTCCATGAACACCGCACGTTCGCCAATGCCGTGCTGATGGGGATCAACCCGTTCGACCAGTTCGGCGTGGAACTGGGCAAGGAGATCGCCAAGCAGATCGAGAAGGGCGGCACCACGTTCGATCCTTCGACCGAGGCGCTGCTTCAGCTTTCCGGGATCGCCTGA
- the lepB gene encoding signal peptidase I, translating to MSDIETATSGLTTETSAAPAPGASGKPVKKDAKKDAKKDEGFFSFLLWLVLGVVVLRSFIISPFNIPSESMLPRLLNGDYLFASKWSYGYSKYSLPFSLPLIPGRILASQPDRGDVVIFKAPPGNDVDYIKRVIGLPGDEVQVKGGQVWLNGKAVPRVKQPDFVLPVTANTHCYAPEFEGKDAAGDPVCNYPQFRETLPGGKSYNVLDLGQTPQDDTGVYIVPEGHMFLMGDNRDNSLDSRFPAIEGQGIGIVPQDNLVGKAAVMMFSTNGGAEWLKPWTWFTAARWSRIGSVI from the coding sequence ATGAGCGACATCGAAACCGCGACTTCCGGCCTCACCACCGAAACATCTGCCGCGCCCGCGCCGGGCGCCAGCGGAAAGCCTGTCAAAAAGGACGCCAAGAAGGATGCCAAGAAGGACGAGGGCTTCTTCTCCTTCCTCCTCTGGCTGGTTCTCGGCGTGGTGGTGCTGCGCAGCTTCATCATCTCGCCCTTCAACATCCCCAGCGAGTCGATGCTGCCGCGCCTGCTGAACGGGGACTACCTGTTCGCGTCCAAGTGGTCCTACGGCTATTCGAAGTATTCGCTGCCCTTCAGCCTGCCGCTGATCCCGGGCCGCATCCTCGCCAGCCAGCCCGATCGCGGCGACGTGGTGATCTTCAAGGCGCCTCCCGGCAACGACGTCGACTACATCAAGCGCGTGATCGGCCTGCCCGGCGACGAAGTGCAGGTGAAGGGCGGACAGGTCTGGCTCAACGGCAAGGCCGTGCCGCGCGTCAAGCAGCCCGATTTCGTGCTGCCGGTCACCGCCAACACCCATTGCTACGCGCCGGAGTTCGAGGGCAAGGACGCCGCGGGCGACCCGGTCTGCAACTATCCGCAGTTCCGCGAGACGCTGCCCGGCGGCAAGAGCTACAACGTGCTCGACCTCGGCCAGACCCCGCAGGACGACACCGGCGTCTATATCGTGCCCGAAGGCCACATGTTCCTGATGGGCGACAACCGCGACAACTCGCTCGACAGCCGCTTCCCGGCGATCGAGGGCCAGGGCATCGGCATCGTCCCGCAGGACAACCTGGTGGGCAAGGCCGCCGTCATGATGTTCTCCACCAACGGCGGCGCCGAATGGCTCAAGCCCTGGACCTGGTTCACCGCCGCGCGCTGGAGCCGGATCGGGAGCGTGATCTGA
- the rnc gene encoding ribonuclease III: MLDQKDREFLAGVSGGKPADEALWLAALTHGSTGEKRNYERLEFLGDRVLGLSVAEWLFENSEEAEGRLSQRLNALVSRQTCAQVARQIGLGPHMRLGKQARDDGGLDSDNILGDVMEALIGACFTERGFEAARDMVRALWAEPMQGKTGKRKHPKSALQEWAAGNRRRTPEYKLVERSGPDHASQFTVEVAVHNVGAARATANSKQDAETRAAEEFMRKFA, encoded by the coding sequence GTGCTTGACCAAAAGGACCGCGAGTTCCTCGCCGGCGTCTCGGGCGGCAAGCCCGCCGACGAGGCACTCTGGCTAGCCGCCCTCACTCACGGCAGCACCGGCGAGAAGCGCAATTACGAACGACTGGAATTCCTCGGCGACCGGGTTCTCGGACTCTCGGTCGCCGAATGGCTTTTCGAAAACAGCGAGGAAGCGGAAGGCCGCCTCTCGCAGCGCCTCAACGCGCTCGTCAGCCGCCAGACCTGCGCGCAGGTCGCCCGTCAGATCGGCCTCGGCCCGCACATGCGGCTGGGCAAGCAGGCCCGCGACGATGGCGGCCTCGACAGCGACAATATCCTGGGCGACGTGATGGAGGCGCTGATCGGCGCCTGTTTCACCGAGCGGGGCTTCGAAGCCGCGCGCGATATGGTAAGGGCTCTCTGGGCCGAACCGATGCAGGGCAAGACGGGCAAGCGCAAGCATCCCAAGTCCGCCCTGCAGGAATGGGCGGCGGGCAATCGCCGCCGCACCCCCGAATACAAGCTGGTCGAGCGTTCAGGCCCCGACCATGCCTCGCAGTTCACCGTCGAGGTGGCAGTACATAATGTCGGCGCAGCGCGTGCCACGGCCAATTCCAAGCAGGATGCCGAAACCCGCGCCGCCGAGGAATTCATGAGGAAATTCGCATGA